In the genome of Vibrio sp. 16, one region contains:
- a CDS encoding GNAT family N-acetyltransferase: MIKQISGTDQALLSLSKTSFSELRKIYRPTSEAQRNQASSTNDWTCLGYYLDHQLVGLIKVKLSGKTLNLSTLSVMPECRKKGVARSLILEAERMFSNAGLLSVWCVEQTGNVEIFEALGFKVAERIESDIFELADSSNVKAIEVRLERQTAV, from the coding sequence ATGATAAAGCAAATAAGTGGCACAGATCAGGCGCTCTTATCTCTATCAAAAACAAGCTTCTCCGAGCTACGAAAAATCTATCGTCCAACTTCCGAAGCTCAAAGAAACCAAGCTAGTTCAACAAATGATTGGACTTGTTTGGGGTATTATTTAGATCACCAGCTAGTGGGTCTTATAAAAGTTAAGTTGTCCGGAAAGACGCTTAATTTAAGTACACTTTCTGTCATGCCTGAATGTCGTAAAAAAGGTGTAGCTCGAAGCTTAATTTTAGAAGCAGAGCGCATGTTCTCAAATGCAGGCTTGCTCTCAGTTTGGTGCGTTGAGCAAACTGGTAATGTAGAGATCTTTGAGGCACTAGGTTTCAAGGTTGCAGAGCGTATTGAATCAGATATTTTTGAATTGGCTGACAGCTCAAACGTTAAAGCAATAGAAGTTCGTCTGGAGCGGCAGACAGCAGTATAA
- a CDS encoding GNAT family N-acetyltransferase, whose amino-acid sequence MEIVFRQINIDDFELCVAARKDAYFCSFGHYDGFDDFISGYRERVLDRLANSGWYYIHIFVDGQFAGQLEFRSFSPERETGYVHLIYLRPNFRGSGLAPKVQDYIVSTLIQAGCLRAVLSVSRTNSRALTFYKRHGWEFVRENPKHDETDFYQLWLRT is encoded by the coding sequence ATGGAAATTGTTTTTCGGCAGATAAACATTGATGATTTCGAATTATGCGTTGCTGCGAGAAAAGATGCGTACTTTTGTAGTTTTGGGCATTACGATGGTTTTGATGATTTCATTAGTGGTTATCGCGAACGAGTCTTAGACCGATTAGCAAACTCAGGATGGTACTATATCCATATATTTGTGGATGGTCAGTTTGCAGGGCAGCTAGAGTTTCGTAGCTTTTCACCCGAACGGGAAACTGGCTATGTGCATCTCATTTACTTAAGGCCGAATTTTCGTGGTTCAGGACTCGCTCCAAAAGTGCAGGATTATATAGTAAGCACTTTGATTCAGGCGGGTTGTTTGCGGGCAGTACTTTCAGTAAGTCGGACTAACAGTCGAGCTCTTACATTCTATAAGCGCCATGGTTGGGAGTTCGTGCGTGAGAATCCTAAGCACGATGAAACAGACTTTTACCAACTTTGGCTACGCACCTAA